The Chitinophaga flava genome has a segment encoding these proteins:
- a CDS encoding non-ribosomal peptide synthetase — MKTSEMTDIAALLEKAATLRVEILLDDDQLVIEMDEEDEVDDDFWDTLKSNKDGLLQYLKDNGPQGGTVKDYGLRRVPDGERIPLSFSQERLWLVDKLEGSIPYHIPSVVHMKGHLDRDSMEAALRDIVNRHEALRTVIVWSADDDAASQHTLDATGWKLADIHAAKTDAFVQKPFDLSADYMLRAALVTIAPEEHTLVIVTHHISSDGWSESIIISELAELYAARIEKRASRLQELPFRYADFAVWQRSHIAGKVLADQLEYWKKQLSGVTALDLPLDHARPAIQSTRGAMAVFKLNAMLTAALKQISQREGVTLFMTLLAAFKVLLYRYSRQEDISVGIPVAGRKLRETEPVVGYFINTLAIRSNVESNISFRDLLQQLKETLLQAYQHQDTPFEKVVDAVVTERELDRTPLFQVMFSLQNTPEEEEVKLGDMVLSVGEAIHTSAKFDMSFVLDETPAGLTLDIEYCTDLFHEETITRMAAHYERLLQSVIEAPAQLIGAVNILTAAEEQLLLETFPASPLQLAAQPPATLVSLFREQALLRADERVLVGGAVELTYRELDERSNQVAHYLQSRGVKAESLVAVCMDRSPLLVICMLGILKAGAAYVPLDAGYPRERITYMLADSSSELVLTTSKYASLWSEAKGDIILADENIFDNSSVEELKDHISEKQLAYVIYTSGSTGQPKGVMIEHGNVVNLVRWHAAYYEVSAESRATAMASIGFDAFGWELWPYLCAGACIWLLDDDTRLSPETVVSLYVSAGITHSFMATGLVPEIMQALHGRQVPLQYLLTGGDRLPAITLTDVNYRLVNNYGPTENAVVSSCYTLPTEGSAHPLIGKALSNTRIYILDPSLRPVPVGVAGELCVSGSQLARGYLGQPELTAKKFVPHPFLAGERLYRTGDLARWMPDGNIEFLGRKDDQVKIRGHRIELGEIENVLLQSGLADQAVVTATPDSRGNKQLVAYIVPVGTFDETTLDEYLKDHLPAYMVPAWYVEMTVMPLTANGKIDRRALPEPRIEAQTSSQEYVAPRNATEIALVAIWQELLGKNNIGIHDNFFRLGGDSIISIQLVSRARRAGCELQPKDVFLHQTIAQLAALATHRGGTFLVAGEQGMLKGPAGLLPIQQWFFEEGPTEVADLSHFNQSMLLRIDKQLSPTAVSDAVEQLLLHHDALRFVYSKNETGWQQVYGETPCVPETIDLTAVSETELTARISEACAQGQESLDITSGKLLSILHIITPETTSHNRLFIAVHHLAIDGVSWRILLEDLEQLLKGMKDNLTDKTNSYRQWYTALEQYGQSSALLAQQPYWERVMKMARPLPADRHEGTAALTKETTSFSLYLDETVTRRLLQDVPQAYNTEINDILLSALALTLHDWTGYQQIAIGLEGHGRENVVPGTDTSRTTGWFTSMYPLLLDMTGTTGQAALIISIKEQLRQVPDKGMGFGVLRYIRREPGLQGVLPWNILFNYLGQFDNMSSEEGLLSTAEEYTGKEVGGNFPIRDLISINSMIQDGVLSCHWNYSSRHYEDATVQSLAAVYISHLQELINHCVKQGKQGQVFTPADYGLSGEVTFEKMDRFLNSEEDQSEDILSF, encoded by the coding sequence ATGAAAACTTCTGAAATGACAGACATAGCAGCATTGCTGGAAAAAGCAGCAACACTGAGGGTGGAGATATTACTGGATGATGATCAGCTGGTGATTGAAATGGATGAAGAAGATGAGGTGGACGATGACTTCTGGGACACCCTGAAAAGTAATAAGGATGGGCTGTTGCAATACCTGAAGGATAACGGGCCGCAGGGTGGCACTGTAAAAGACTATGGCCTGCGGCGCGTGCCCGATGGAGAGCGTATCCCGCTCTCCTTCAGCCAGGAGCGGTTGTGGCTGGTAGACAAGCTGGAAGGCAGTATCCCTTATCACATTCCATCTGTGGTACACATGAAAGGTCACCTTGACCGTGACAGCATGGAAGCTGCCCTTCGTGATATTGTTAATCGCCATGAGGCGTTGAGGACCGTGATAGTCTGGTCGGCAGATGATGATGCAGCTTCGCAGCATACACTGGATGCTACAGGCTGGAAGCTGGCGGATATCCATGCAGCGAAAACGGATGCCTTTGTACAAAAGCCTTTCGATCTCTCTGCAGATTATATGCTGCGGGCGGCGCTTGTCACAATAGCGCCGGAAGAGCATACGCTGGTCATCGTCACCCACCATATCTCCTCTGATGGATGGTCTGAATCCATCATTATTTCAGAGCTGGCAGAACTCTATGCTGCCCGTATCGAAAAACGTGCTTCCCGTCTGCAGGAGCTGCCTTTCCGTTATGCCGACTTTGCAGTATGGCAACGCAGCCACATCGCCGGAAAGGTACTGGCCGATCAGCTGGAATACTGGAAAAAACAACTTTCCGGTGTTACTGCCCTGGACTTGCCGCTGGATCATGCGAGGCCGGCCATACAGAGTACCCGTGGAGCTATGGCCGTGTTCAAACTGAACGCTATGCTCACGGCTGCCCTGAAACAAATCAGCCAACGCGAAGGGGTAACCCTGTTTATGACGCTGCTGGCGGCATTCAAAGTATTATTATATCGTTACAGCAGACAGGAAGATATTAGTGTAGGCATTCCCGTAGCTGGCAGAAAACTGCGCGAAACAGAACCGGTGGTTGGCTACTTTATCAATACACTGGCCATCCGCAGCAACGTGGAAAGCAATATTTCCTTCAGGGACTTACTTCAACAACTGAAAGAAACCCTGCTGCAGGCTTATCAGCACCAGGATACACCGTTCGAAAAAGTAGTGGATGCCGTGGTGACAGAAAGGGAGCTGGACAGAACACCATTGTTTCAGGTGATGTTCTCCCTGCAGAATACACCAGAGGAAGAAGAAGTGAAACTGGGTGATATGGTATTGTCTGTTGGAGAAGCTATACATACCAGCGCCAAATTTGACATGTCTTTTGTGCTGGATGAAACACCCGCCGGGCTTACGTTGGATATAGAATATTGTACGGACCTCTTTCACGAAGAAACGATCACCCGTATGGCCGCTCATTATGAGCGGTTATTGCAATCGGTTATTGAAGCACCGGCGCAGTTGATCGGGGCGGTGAACATCCTCACAGCAGCAGAAGAACAGCTGTTGCTGGAAACATTTCCGGCATCGCCTTTACAACTGGCAGCACAGCCTCCTGCTACCCTGGTATCCCTTTTCAGGGAACAAGCCTTGCTGCGTGCAGATGAACGGGTACTGGTGGGTGGAGCGGTGGAACTTACTTACCGTGAACTGGATGAACGTTCCAATCAGGTGGCGCATTACCTGCAGTCCCGTGGTGTGAAGGCAGAAAGCCTGGTAGCAGTGTGTATGGACCGCAGCCCGTTACTGGTAATCTGTATGTTGGGTATCCTCAAGGCTGGCGCAGCTTATGTTCCGCTGGATGCTGGTTATCCCCGTGAACGTATTACCTATATGCTGGCGGACAGCAGCAGTGAACTGGTATTAACCACCTCAAAGTATGCTTCATTATGGAGTGAAGCTAAAGGGGACATCATACTGGCTGATGAAAATATATTTGACAACAGTTCTGTTGAAGAGTTGAAGGATCATATATCCGAAAAACAGCTGGCTTATGTTATCTATACATCTGGTTCTACAGGACAGCCCAAAGGCGTAATGATAGAACATGGCAATGTAGTGAACCTGGTACGCTGGCATGCGGCTTATTATGAAGTGAGCGCTGAAAGCCGTGCAACGGCGATGGCCAGTATTGGTTTCGATGCCTTTGGATGGGAGCTGTGGCCTTATCTCTGTGCCGGCGCCTGTATCTGGCTGCTGGATGATGATACAAGGCTGTCGCCGGAAACAGTAGTGTCGCTCTATGTTTCAGCTGGTATCACACACAGCTTTATGGCTACCGGGCTGGTACCAGAGATCATGCAGGCCCTGCATGGCCGTCAGGTGCCGCTGCAATACCTGCTGACCGGAGGTGACCGCTTGCCGGCAATAACGCTGACAGATGTAAATTATCGCCTGGTCAACAACTACGGTCCAACAGAGAACGCTGTTGTATCCAGCTGTTATACACTCCCCACGGAGGGTAGCGCTCATCCCTTAATTGGTAAGGCGCTGAGCAATACACGCATTTATATCCTGGACCCATCATTAAGGCCGGTGCCTGTTGGCGTGGCTGGTGAGTTGTGTGTAAGCGGCAGCCAGCTTGCAAGAGGGTATCTCGGCCAGCCTGAACTAACGGCAAAGAAATTTGTACCACATCCATTCCTCGCCGGCGAGCGGCTGTACCGCACCGGCGACCTGGCGCGCTGGATGCCTGATGGTAACATCGAGTTTCTGGGCCGGAAAGATGATCAGGTAAAGATCCGTGGTCACCGCATAGAGCTGGGAGAGATAGAGAATGTATTGCTGCAGAGCGGACTGGCCGATCAGGCTGTGGTGACAGCCACTCCCGATTCCCGTGGCAATAAACAGTTGGTCGCCTATATCGTGCCCGTAGGCACTTTTGATGAAACAACCCTCGATGAATATCTGAAAGACCATTTACCGGCCTATATGGTACCGGCATGGTATGTAGAGATGACGGTGATGCCGCTGACAGCTAATGGTAAGATAGATCGCCGTGCCCTGCCTGAACCCAGGATAGAAGCGCAAACCTCATCTCAGGAATATGTGGCCCCCCGTAATGCCACAGAAATAGCACTTGTGGCCATCTGGCAGGAACTGTTAGGGAAAAACAACATTGGTATTCACGATAATTTTTTCCGGCTGGGAGGTGACTCTATTATCAGTATTCAGCTGGTAAGCCGTGCACGCCGCGCCGGATGCGAATTACAGCCTAAGGATGTATTTCTGCACCAGACGATTGCACAGCTGGCTGCACTGGCTACACATCGTGGCGGAACATTTTTGGTGGCCGGAGAGCAGGGCATGCTAAAAGGTCCTGCAGGGCTTCTTCCTATACAACAATGGTTTTTTGAAGAAGGACCCACTGAAGTGGCTGACCTCAGTCATTTTAACCAAAGCATGTTGCTGCGTATCGACAAACAACTCAGCCCAACAGCGGTGTCGGACGCAGTGGAACAGCTGTTACTGCATCATGATGCGCTGCGTTTCGTCTATTCAAAAAATGAAACAGGATGGCAACAGGTATATGGTGAAACACCCTGTGTGCCTGAAACAATAGATCTGACAGCTGTTTCGGAGACAGAGCTGACAGCCCGCATCAGTGAAGCCTGTGCACAGGGACAGGAATCTTTGGATATCACCAGTGGAAAACTGCTCAGCATATTACATATCATCACACCAGAAACCACCTCACACAACCGCCTCTTCATAGCTGTTCACCATCTTGCTATCGACGGCGTATCCTGGCGCATTCTGCTGGAAGACCTGGAGCAGCTTCTGAAAGGCATGAAGGATAACCTGACAGATAAAACCAATTCATATCGTCAGTGGTATACAGCATTGGAACAATACGGTCAGAGTTCTGCACTGCTGGCTCAGCAGCCTTACTGGGAGCGGGTGATGAAGATGGCCCGCCCATTGCCTGCAGACCGTCATGAAGGAACAGCTGCGCTTACAAAGGAAACCACTTCCTTCAGCCTGTACCTCGATGAAACAGTCACCCGTCGCTTACTGCAGGATGTGCCACAGGCTTATAATACAGAGATCAACGATATTCTATTGTCGGCGCTGGCGCTCACACTCCATGACTGGACGGGCTATCAGCAGATAGCCATCGGCCTTGAAGGGCATGGACGGGAAAATGTAGTTCCCGGAACAGATACCAGCCGTACTACAGGTTGGTTCACTTCTATGTACCCGCTGTTGTTGGATATGACCGGAACAACCGGTCAGGCTGCACTGATCATCAGCATAAAGGAACAGCTCCGGCAGGTGCCCGACAAAGGAATGGGCTTTGGTGTACTGCGTTATATCCGCCGGGAGCCTGGGTTACAAGGAGTACTGCCATGGAATATTCTGTTTAACTACCTGGGGCAGTTTGACAACATGAGCAGTGAAGAAGGGCTGCTGTCAACAGCAGAAGAATATACAGGAAAAGAAGTAGGCGGAAATTTCCCTATAAGAGACCTCATCTCCATCAATAGTATGATACAGGACGGTGTGCTGTCATGCCATTGGAACTATAGCAGCCGTCATTATGAAGATGCCACTGTACAGTCGTTAGCAGCCGTTTATATCAGCCACCTGCAGGAACTGATCAACCACTGCGTGAAGCAGGGAAAACAGGGACAGGTGTTTACGCCCGCAGATTATGGGCTTTCCGGTGAAGTGACCTTTGAAAAAATGGACCGGTTCCTGAATAGCGAAGAAGACCAGTCCGAAGATATACTAAGCTTTTAA